Part of the Primulina huaijiensis isolate GDHJ02 chromosome 15, ASM1229523v2, whole genome shotgun sequence genome is shown below.
atgggtttggcaggatattatctccgatttattaaaaatttctcCAACATTGCTAAACCGattactcagttgactcagaagaatgctctaGTTGTTtggtctgaggagtgtgagtctagttttgttgagttaaagaagagattgaccagtgctccggtgttgactatcccgtcaggtactggtggatttgttgtatattgtgatgcttctcacagaggtttaggatgtgttttgatgcaacgagggcatgttattgcttatgcttcgagacagttgaagccgcatgaatctcgctatccaattcatgatcttgaattggcagccattgtatttgctctgaaaatatggcgacattacctctacggtgacaaatttgagatatattctgatcacaaaaacttgaaatatctgttttcacagtcagagctgaatatgaggcagcgaagatggcttgatttattgaaagattttgattgtgaattcaagtattatccaggaaagtccaatgcagcagctgatgcactgagtcgaaaggtatgttctttgtccttatcgacgataggtgtttcaaatttaatagaagattgctgtttgtctgaattgatatttgagacagatagtAAACCACTGAGATTATATGTCATTAaagctgaaccagagctgattttgagaattaaagcggctcagaaagttgatcataAAGTACAGAAATcaattgagatggtcagatcaggtcatcggtcagagtatcaggtacgtgatgatgtactgtatgtgcATAATCggattgttgtgccagatgtttcagatttgagacatcggatattgtcagaagcgcacgatagtcgattcagtattcatccggatggcagaaagatgtataatgatttgaagacacaattttggtggaaacagatgacaTCTGACGTTacagagtttgtgtcaaagtgtctaaattgccaacaggtgaaagctgaaagaaagaaaccaggaggtctactgcacagtttgtcgattcctgaatggaaatgagatcacatttccatggattttgtgacgcagttaccaagatcttccagaggttgtgatgcgatttgggtattgattgacagattgaccaaatcagcatgctttattccgtatcagatgacatacagatatgaccagatggctgaaaTTTATgccagagaagtggtcagactgcacggagtgccgaagtcgattgtatcagaccgtgatcctcggtttacttcgcacttttggcagagtttacagcaggctctaggtacgaagttacatctgagtaccgcatatcatccacagaccgatggacagtcagagcggactatccagacattggaagatatgctgagagctgtagcgcttgattttagcactagttggcaggATTCATtaccactttgtgagttttcgtacaacaatagctatcagacgagtattgagatggcaccatttgaagcgttgtacggtaagaagtgcagatcccctctatattgggatgatatctctgaggtccctgagattggacctgatatgatcagagaaaTGACAGAAAAAGTGAagttgattcagaaaagaatgaaggcagctcaagaccgacaggccaaatatgccaatgttcgacgtagaccattggtatttgagacaggagaccaagtattcttgaagatttcacctttccgaggagttgtcagatttggcaagagagggaagctgtctccacgttttattgggccgtatgagattctcgagaagataggagatcgtgtctatcgacttgcattaccgccttctctatctggaatacatgatgtctttcatgtatctatgctgcggaagtatctccccgatgattctcatattattcagccagacgaggccgagcttgatgaaTCTTTGAGTTATATCGAAAAACCGATTCaaattattgatcgtaaagaaacgAAACTCAGAATAAAGAccatcccacttgtgaaagtccagtggacttgtcatggcattgaagaagctacttgggagactgaatcagatatgagacaggagtTCCCAGAATTATTCCACTGATGAGAGTTTCCTATTTcagtttctgttatttctgatttgattgtctgtgatatgattgcttgagatttcgaggactaAATCgtgtctcagagggggagaattgtaaggcccgagatgttatcaattttgtgagacaccgaaaaaaaaatagtatttattgcatttttgtaattaagtggaaaaatacttaatttaaatttggtggcaattttgtaattaagtggaaaaatacttgatttaaatttgatggcaatttcgtaattattggatgacaatttcgtaattattggatggctgaattgcaaatagtgaagaattcaggggctaaagtgcaattatgacttgagtgggacacttgtcatGGATTTGATTATAAAATTTGGTCTTCCTCAACATTTCGGAAAGGAGAAACAGCCGAGAGCTCAAGGGAATTGCAAAGGTTTTTTAGAATCTTCAAATCGTGATTTTATACTATCCGTATATCAGATTTTCAATCCGAACACAGTATCGTACTCCTCTCGTCgccagctacaactggacgtaagttttattgagttctgttatcatttgaaattatgatattagaggaattattatgtgatcattattatgtgttctgggaatactagacatcgtagaatcgaagtcagattgaaaaacaagttggttttggaattgttatgattttctgattttatcgattgaaattgaacagatttggattattgattgattacataTTGtagcggatatgggttatgatttgtaattgatatctgttgatattgtattgacggagatatcgggattgtgccgttatgccgttgattttgaattagattcaaattgatcagattcagtattgaattgggaatggaatgttgatattattattctcgatatgtcatttcagattgacagaGACAGTCATGAATTCAGAATTTccaattcttcagaccgagactacgaaagaaaggtataagtcaatgttaactaggagattaacttgagtcagattggactctagtttccctaaaaccacatactttattttattgctattgtttgacattgatatgattaatctATTGAACTATAGAGAATAGAGAATAGCCGATAGCTATTGAGCGAGAGTCATTGACAAAAGGGCCAGAGTGTGACAGAgtggtcattggcccattgcacattgtcacaggataggtttggcggatatgccaagtctgtGGCGGATATGCTAAGACACTGGATTATTGAATTATATCGATATTGCTTAGGGGCGGATTGACTCatatcgctgagattcgatatatgtgtcAATGTccagaaaccgggatccctagagtagaaatgagttgagtcggagatgacgagtcagattgttttatctgtattcactaatgtgtcataaattacgattcatgttctttgatacatgatttatgcttttgtatatgattttatgcattgcatgtatacatgttttatactgggattatattctcatcggaattatccggctgttgccgtgtttgtatgtgtgcatgacaacaggtgggacaggatcagggtcgaggagatgaggagagatcgtgattagagtggagactacggactttgatgttgatgtaaatagggttgaAACACTTGAcagttagttgttgaacctgagTTTAAAtggatgtttgttgtacaagacttgtacttttatactgagatgtatatgaGATTGATTTCACTATGTTCcgcatttaaagaaaaaaaaattttatgacccaaattacttgattagtaaattgatcctaatgatgattaagaattgaattagcgtccgggtcccaaAGAACCGATGAAAATACTTTATGTCATATAATAGTTGGTAAGATATGtataatatttcttttttaaactATTGACTGATCTGTTGACTGCCATAAATCTCCTTAAACTCTGTCAAGTCGAAAGTTGGTTTAGTATATCTCTAAGCGGTCTGGTCGGGTGATATATCAATCTAGTGTTATTGTTGAATAATCAACGAAGTGATTGAATAAATGTACCTGTAGAAAGATTAAGTAGCTTGCGATCGTTTACCCAGTTCTTTAAATTGAAAGCGTGTTGCTATTTGTCTTTGGCAAAACGTCGAGTACCTATGAATACATATTGtccatatatttaatattaatatattagacttatttcttaattttttttatagtacttactatctatattattaatattttttaaagttaactatttatttatttatttttattattagtattattatttatttattatatttaggtTAGGCAATTACATTGTACATAGTGGGGATATTTTAATCATTTCATAGtaatatacaaaattaatacataatgttaaaattatatcaaaatcatgaaatttatctcatcatattatttatctatatattttattttataatctatttaattattaattatttagttaTCTCATTTCACATATCAAGAGGTGAGAAAATGGGCCATGCAAACAGCATTTTTTCTTAAATGATTCGAAACATCTTTTAAAAAAGAAGCCAAAATTAAACTTTAGGCGGGAGCTCTCTCTTATTCTAGCTTTTTATTGGCTTATTTCAGAAGACGTGGATCTAGACTCCTTCATCCCAGCACCATTGATTATTTCAGAATCCAACGGCTCAATTGTACCCAATTCGAAAACCGGACAGCAGTACCGCAGCTATAAAATGGCTCTCGCACTTGCAACGATTAATTCTCGCGTTTCCCCTATTCTTACATTTCGTTTTCATATAATGGAGGCCACCGGGAAAGTGAAGAAGGGTGCCGGAGGAAGGAAGGGCGGCGGCCCCAAGAAGAAACCGGTCTCCAGATCCGCCAGAGCTGGTTTGCAATTTCCGGTCGGTAGAATCGGTCGTTACTTGAAGAAGGGCCGATATGCGCAGAGGGTTGGAACCGGAGCTCCTGTCTATATGGCCGCTGTTCTTGAATATTTAGCTGCCGAGGTATGAAAATATTCTTCCGACGATCTTTCTGTACCTCCAGTTTCTGGGCTTATTTTGTTGATTTCCATCCTATATTTTCGTATGTTTGATCCAACATCTTGGGTACCTAAAACCATTTCGGTTCCTGATTGAAGGTGTTGGAACTGGCTGGAAATGCTGCGCGTGACAACAAGAAGAACAGGATTATACCGAGGCATTTGCTCTTGGCCGTGAGGAACGATGAGGAACTTGGGAAATTGCTGCATGGAGTCACCATAGCACATGGTGGTGTGCTTCCGAACATCAATCCGGTGCTTCTACCGAAGAAAACTGGTGGGGAAAAGGCTTCCAAGGAACCTAAGTCACCTTCCAAGGCTACCAAATCTCCCAAGAAAGCTGCTTCTTAGTTTCCTAAAATAGTGATTCGCATCTCGTGTAAAATCGTATCAGGNNNNNNNNNNNNNNNNNNNNNNNNNNNNNNNNNNNNNNNNNNNNNNNNNNNNNNNNNNNNNNNNNNNNNNNNNNNNNNNNNNNNNNNNNNNNNNNNNNNNNNNNNNNNNNNNNNNNNNNNNNNNNNNNNNNNNNNNNNNNNNNNNNNNNNNNNNNNNNNNNNNNNNNNNNNNNNNNNNNNNNNNNNNNNNNNNNNNNNNNNNNNNNNNNNNNNNNNNNNNNNNNNNNNNNNNNNNNNNNNNNNNNNNNNNNNNNNNNNNNNNNNNNNNNNNNNNNNNNNNNNNNNNNNNNNNNNNNNNNNNNNNNNNNNNNNNNNNNNNNNNNNNNNNNNNNNNNNNNNNNNNNNNNNNNNNNNNNNNNNNNNNNNNNNNNNNNNNNNNNNNNNNNNNNNNNNNNNNNNNNNNNNNNNNNNNNNNNNNNNNNNNNNNNNNNNNNNNNNNNNNNNNNNNNNNNNNNNNNNNNNNNNNNNNNNNNNNNNNNNNNNNNNNNNNNNNNNNNNNNNNNNNNNNNNNNNNNNNNNNNNNNNNNNNNNNNNNNNNNNNNNNNNNNNNNNNNNNNNNNNNNNNNNNNNNNNNNNNNNNNNNNNNNNNNNNNNNNNNNNNNNNNNNNNNNNNNNNNNNNNNNNNNNNNNNNNNNNNNNNNNNNNNNNNNNNNNNNNNNNNNNNNNNNNNNNNNNNNNNNNNNNNNNNNNNNNNNNNNNNNNNNNNNNNNNNNNNNNNNNNNNNNNNNNNNNNNNNNNNNNNNNNNNNNNNNNNNNNNNNNNNNNNNNNNNNNNNNNNNNNNNNNNNNNNNNNNNNNNNNNNNNNNNNNNNNNNNNNNNNNNNNNNNNNNNNNNNNNNNNNNNNNNNNNNNNNNNNNNNNNNNNNNNNNNNNNNNNNNNNNNCCGGTAGAAAACACTGTAATTTCTACACCAGACGTTACATCTTCATTGTGTCATGCTTATCACCATGTCTACATTATCAAGAATAATTTGCAGCAGAACAAAAATGCCCTGAGTTACcaccaaaattaaaatttcaccaTGAACAGAACCCCAATCTTATTTCAGCATCCCTTATTTTGAGCTACACCAAATCTGGAACATGATATTTGAatgattgaaataaaaaaaaattaaaataaaagtgtgtgtcgaaattttaaaaaaaaaaacaaaaaacaaaaaatatatagtcATGTatcaattcaattaattaataaatttaaaaatgatcaaTTATTAAGTAATTGTGAGAAAAaactatattattatatcaattaaatcaattagtTAATTAGGTAActaattcaaaaaattaaaaaatcaccaaattaagtaaataaatcattaattaagtaatagtgagaaaaaaaattaactaagtgaatttttaaataacttaattaattaatttgaaaaatatcaattattaagtaataatgaaaaaagaaatcatagtaatatatcaattaaataaattgattaattagataattaaatcaaaaaattgaaaaataaataaataaatatatatatatatatataaccgcaagcatgcaaaattattttaattgcttaattgtttgaattaattgattttaaatgttagtttgatgtttattatatgattaatatGTGATGACTTGattaatgataatatgacatgattatatgaaattaaagattttacccgaatattcgataataggcagagAAAAGGAGATAGGGGACGAACAAAACAAGAAtatgtaattttatttaattaatggcaaggcttcctaatatgatttaaaaatgatttaatttcataaaaatgctggagttcgaattattttacgagtcgagctcgatttttctctgGAAGTCGGTTTTGAgcaaacaaagagttttaaaagatcaaaaaatattattttatggaaattaattttataaacttttattatttttagttagtTAAGTGTTAttgagcccaatttaattaattaaagaaggCCCAATTGCCCTTAAGCTTATAAGCTCAAAACTAAAGCCCATTAgcttgttaattaaattataaatatgctaCCAAGGTCTTTTAAACACCATAATTCACATGATTCAGCCGAAAAACACACAGCACACACACTAGTAATTTCGAACATAAGGTTGAgaagaaaagcttgtgttcttcgtcgtccggtcgtccaacgtcgctcTCTCGCCAACTATCGATTATTcaagcgttttaaacgcaaatgcATGCTGTCTAAACCCTTTAAACATCATAcgaatcataatatgtgtgtttgattgattatgcatgaaaattacgtgggttcgattattttacgatatgatatgtattttcaaagtttttatgattttacgcttgttttaaAAGAATCTTTATGAACCTNCATAATTCACATGATTCAGCCGAAAAACACACAGCACACACACTAGTAATTTCGAACATAAGGTTGAgaagaaaagcttgtgttcttcgtcgtccggtcgtccaacgtcgctcTCTCGCCAACTATCGATTATTcaagcgttttaaacgcaaatgcATGCTGTCTAAACCCTTTAAACATCATAcgaatcataatatgtgtgtttgattgattatgcatgaaaattacgtgggttcgattattttacgatatgatatgtattttcaaagtttttatgattttacgcttgttttaaAAGAATCTTTATGAACCtaacggacacgctgccaaaacatgataaaaatatgattgaatTGTGATTGAAACATGATATATTCAATAGAAAATAAGTTGTAATCGTAGGAAGAAATTCAGGAAAAGAGCCGTGGGTTTTTGGTTGGCTTGTTCAAGGTTTGTTTGTGTTGCATGGGGCTTTGGGGCTCGAACAAGTTTGGgggttgggtcctaagggtcgTGGTTAGGTCATAGGAAaagtcctaggagggctagggctCGAGTCATGGGCTGGGTAAGAGTCCACGTAAAGTGGGACTCTCTCCCACGCATGCGTGTGTACAGCAGCAACCAAAGGGGCGCGCTGCTAGGGCTTGGGCGAACTAGGTaagtccatcagggtcctagatTGATCGAGCGCGGCTGCTGTCATGGTACAGGGCTTCATGTGCAcggtcaggggctgggctaggcttgggttgggtctaggcgtggtccagggatggttagggtcaggtgggctcggtggtgtcTTGGCTGGAGGAGTCCTAGGGTCACTAGGAGTCTCGAGTGAATAGGCAGCATGTGCGCAGGTTTGGGGTCAAGTTCCAGGAGGGTTTGAGCGAGCTAGGGCTAGGTTCTATGGGttggcttggtcagtagggttcctagatgggttttCTCGGGTTTtactcgaggtggctcgggcgtggctcgagtattttgggagatgaCTTGGTGTGTTTGAATATGTGTCAAAAACGAGcttttaaagattaaaattggaaccatgggtccacgagtgtggttcatggctcacaagggtagaataaataataaaaatgttatctttacaatttgggataaaaatatggagttttggatttattctgGATTTGATCGTCtaacgaaacgttaattaaagaattaattgaaacgtctaGTATTAAGcagaataaaattatgaaaaattagatttaagcttatataattattagaataagcccatgtcattaaaagtgagaaaaagataaaatcaaaaatttttacgtctaagggcaaaacggtaattttacactgtaaaatacgtaaaagcttgtcagcttcccgaaggatcatagtgcttgtttaatgatattttatgatttaaaatgatgattttgatgatgatatgttatttatgatttatggtaaagctgtgcaaattgtattgtttaaaatgctatttttggaaagtaatgctattttatgttttttttaaaagaagatgaaaaatattttgatgaatgtaaattgactgtgacaaaagatatgacatatgatatattattttgtggggatgtcgtgaggagAAAAGGCCcgcagagggagcccatttacgggagaatGTCCCAGAGAGAgtccatttatgggaaaagatctcagagggagcccgtctatgggagaagacccccgagggagccccgacgatcgtatttctacggtagagcctagtgcccaccccaatggaccatgtggagctaagactgcagtcgaccaaagaataaaagctagtcactttcaaagatcaaacttcaccaaaataatatatgattgaaagatttacgattaaaatgattttatgatatatgattcatgatgatgattaaagctatttttaaaattatttatttatgctcaaaaggtattttaaaatgatttttcgatttacgatttatgttcaaaagctattttaaataaaagtatgattttaaatgcatgtgattgtatatgtattatttgttattcatgtttagaacgtgctgagtctttagactcactagatttgtatgatgcatgatttaatgattgatgggaggcgctgacgattgagtggatcgagtgcagcagtacacaccagAGGActtttatgtttccgcactagcttgttagataaatgatttaaagatttatgttaatgatttttattatagatatttttatgctttattttattgttagtcgatctttttaaaggtcgatttaggaattttggttagtcgaagatttaggattttatttgatgcacttgagatttcatatgttaattATTATGGTGTCATgatttgttttaataattatatatattaataaagtgttaaagCTTTAATGCAAGTCACATATAGTTCAGCGAATAAAGTATTTATTTCTTAAGTGTTAAGTTGTAGGTTTAATTCTTATTTTGGTTCTTTTcacctttctttttcttattttttttatggcaaaaacttgtgtgagacggtctcacgggtcgtatttgtgagacagatctcttatttgggtcatccatgaaaaatattactttttatgctaaaagtattactttttattgaaatatgggtagagttgacccatctcacagattaagatccgtgaaacGGTCTcccatgagacccactctttttttaaattcatatataaaaataacttGTGTAGATTTCATTgtttttgtcaaataaattataaaaatattgtataaaaaCGCGGGACTGTGTCGATCCactattatataaatattgtatCGTGCGGAAGCACTATTTTCGTGTGCAGACTGCAACTTTAAGGCTTAGGCGCAAGCGGACAACATCCACCACTCGCCAGTTTACAGAGTGACGTACGTCAACATGAAACGACACACCATCACTCCCAGACCGTCGAACTCAATGCTTGTGCCGCTGCCGACCCGCAGTCGGATGGCGGTGGCGCCGCTCCCACCTGGATGGGGAATCAAAGAAGTACCCCGTTCTGATGGCCACCATTCTGACATGGTTCCAAATTTTCCTCATTGTTATTGCATTTCTTCTAAAGTTCTGATTCTTGGAGCCTTCCCCCAACCCCCCTTTTTTTTCTCCTCAGAAAAATGTATTTCCAGTTTCTTTTTTCCCTTCCGATTATTTTGAATGGGAGGTGTGGAAATTACTTGATCAATGGCTTTTGTTGTTGATTGATGCAGTACTACTATGAAGCGGAGACTGCGCGCAAATTCAGGTCAATGAAAGAAGTTAAAAGATATCTTAACGGGGAAGAATATACCCCACGTAGATCCCCCAGGAAGATGATTCTTCACAATCATGTATAGTTGAGCTCactctttttgttttgttttgaatttttagtttttaatcACTAATTCATGGGTGTTGAGGTGAGAAGCATTTGGCTCAGCAAATGAGATC
Proteins encoded:
- the LOC140959847 gene encoding histone H2A: MEATGKVKKGAGGRKGGGPKKKPVSRSARAGLQFPVGRIGRYLKKGRYAQRVGTGAPVYMAAVLEYLAAEVLELAGNAARDNKKNRIIPRHLLLAVRNDEELGKLLHGVTIAHGGVLPNINPVLLPKKTGGEKASKEPKSPSKATKSPKKAAS